In Drosophila teissieri strain GT53w chromosome 2R, Prin_Dtei_1.1, whole genome shotgun sequence, the following proteins share a genomic window:
- the LOC122615208 gene encoding inactive selenide, water dikinase-like protein has protein sequence MSYAADVLNSAHLELHGGGDAELRRPFDPTAHDLDASFRLTRFADLKGRGCKVPQDVLSKLVSALQQDYSAQDQEPQFLNVAIPRIGIGLDCSVIPLRHGGLCLVQTTDFFYPIVDDPYMMGKIACANVLSDLYAMGVTDCDNMLMLLAVSTKMTEKERDVVIPLIMRGFKDSALEAGTTVTGGQSVVNPWCTIGGVASTICQPNEYIVPDNAVVGDVLVLTKPLGTQVAVNAHQWIDQPERWNRIKLVVSEEDVRKAYHRAMNSMSRLNRVAARLMHKYNAHGATDITGFGLLGHAQTLAAHQKKDVSFVIHNLPVIAKMAAVAKACGNMFQLLQGHSAETSGGLLICLPREQAAAYCKDIEKQEGYQAWIIGIVEKGNKTARIIDKPRVIEVPAKD, from the coding sequence ATGAGCTACGCCGCTGATGTGCTGAACTCGGCCCACTTGGAGCTCCATGGCGGTGGCGACGCCGAGCTGCGTCGTCCATTCGATCCCACAGCTCACGATTTGGATGCTTCATTCCGCCTCACACGCTTCGCGGATCTTAAGGGGCGCGGCTGCAAGGTGCCACAGGATGTGCTATCCAAGCTGGTGTCCGCCCTGCAGCAGGACTACTCCGCCCAGGACCAGGAACCGCAGTTCCTCAACGTCGCCATTCCTCGGATCGGTATTGGCCTGGACTGCTCCGTCATCCCACTGCGACACGGCGGACTCTGCCTGGTGCAGACCACTGACTTCTTCTACCCCATTGTCGACGATCCCTACATGATGGGCAAAATTGCGTGCGCCAACGTACTCAGCGATCTGTACGCGATGGGAGTCACTGATTGCGACAACATGTTGATGCTGTTGGCGGTCAGCACCAAGATGACAGAGAAGGAGCGTGACGTGGTCATTCCACTGATCATGCGAGGCTTTAAGGATTCCGCTTTGGAGGCGGGCACCACTGTGACTGGAGGCCAGAGCGTGGTCAATCCATGGTGCACCATTGGAGGGGTTGCCTCGACCATTTGCCAGCCAAACGAGTACATTGTGCCAGATAACGCCGTTGTAGGGGATGTCCTGGTGCTGACCAAGCCACTGGGAACCCAGGTGGCTGTGAATGCACACCAGTGGATTGACCAGCCGGAGCGCTGGAACCGCATCAAGCTGGTGGTGTCCGAGGAAGATGTTCGCAAGGCCTACCACCGGGCGATGAACTCCATGTCGCGGCTCAACCGCGTAGCCGCTCGCCTCATGCACAAGTACAATGCCCATGGGGCCACCGACATCACCGGATTCGGACTGCTCGGCCACGCACAAACCTTGGCTGCGCATCAGAAGAAGGATGTCTCCTTTGTTATCCACAATCTGCCGGTGATTGCCAAGATGGCCGCTGTGGCCAAAGCCTGCGGCAACATgttccagctgctgcagggCCACTCAGCAGAGACCTCGGGAGGATTACTGATTTGCCTGCCGCGAGAGCAGGCCGCTGCCTATTGCAAGGACATCGAGAAGCAGGAGGGCTACCAGGCCTGGATCATCGGCATCGTTGAGAAGGGCAATAAGACCGCTCGTATCATCGACAAGCCCCGCGTCATCGAGGTGCCCGCCAAGGACTAG
- the LOC122613333 gene encoding protein artichoke, with amino-acid sequence MIQLRLRSLVLLHLVALASSEYVYGEPEYKCPKKSKALYPCECVKGSDNGLYIRCENTNLATLSVALQNLASFDMPIEELTIYRGHFVRLYGPLFAHIKARVLIIEETPLATIEDYVFYGVNNTLEQLHLRRTNLSHVGILGFGILGKAKELVIDGHAFQQLPKDLFAGQEIANSLGIIRMINGNLSDLPIETFQPLRKLKTLDLHGNQLENLKRNQFKNLRELEVLDISHNMIKKLEAQHIADLTKLGWCNVSHNALNELSRGTFARNSVLKVLHLSHNQIARLDANSFRGMRFLRRLFLSDNVLTDIGRGTFGSIARIGTIDLARNRLQKVEFQMFTQMNYVELLDLAENNITKIEKNSFKDIYQAIINVSHNALELIETAAFENCVNITVLDLSHNRLTNFSRRSFDETTFATYFQLSFNNLTNLAQIPIQNMTGLKVLNASYNSITDIPKNCFPKLYELHTIDVSHNNISSIFNGVFQTLFSLRLIDLSYNSMREIKSSTFGTLPTLLEMDLSHNEMESVVRGSLAKLTSLRKLYLNNNQLEKLFQLPISLNELYFSHNRLAKIPAGTWPVMNSLIYLDLSHNQLGDSLNGESFIGLLVVQRLKLQNNGISQPPMEAVSVMSTLQYLYLENNNITTLERSAFGKLPVLFELNLYGNQVNDISKRAFEGLLQLLTLNLSSNGIQTLQNDIFIGLPSLRNLDLSFNFLTKLDNKTNGVLDDLLSLETLDLSHNRISFVTKKTFPSHQYIPYNLKNLNLSYNVMPILTYDITFGTKKLVTLDVSYNQINDLRKGVISNFTSLQSLDMSHNELSNLKSEEHIFDLPKNLSHLDLSHNRIYHLPFANLVKVKSLKYVDLSNNSLEDVPASMVGSMRNGSQVLLAGNPLHCGCNARPLKYFMLQQTIAGEDLQSIYCETPAMIKDKQLISLDDEYLHCAEDEQEMYKGIDYEQLTDVRFREVKTNKAGMLTLSWYVSGFSDVSDFHVYIRSSSNDVLHQSDYAYNNRTAQIPVEELSALGEEKLRGAEICIVSRDSDGNTRKWFSGQCQVLPSLKRPRTFFFGNFQVRGGGSRTSSSLPHCLLYIILVLFVARL; translated from the exons ATGATTCAGCTACGCCTGCGCAGTCTCGTTTTGCTGCACTTGGTAGCTCTGGCAAGTTCGGAATATGTCTATGGCGAACCCGAATACAAGTGCCCCAAGAA ATCCAAGGCATTGTACCCCTGCGAGTGTGTAAAAGGCAGCGATAATGGCCTCTACATCCGCTGCGAAAATACCAACTTGGCTACTTTATCCGTAGCTCTCCAGAATTTGGCTTCTTTTGATATGCCCATTGAGGAGTTGACCATCTACAGAGGACATTTCG TTCGTCTATATGGGCCGCTTTTTGCTCATATCAAAGCGCGAGTGCTGATCATAGAAGAAACACCATTGGCCACCATTGAGGATTATGTTTTTTATGGAGTAAATAATACATTGGAGCAACTACATCTACGCCGCACAAATCTAAGCCATGTGGGAATACTAGGATTCGGC ATTCTAGGAAAAGCTAAGGAACTAGTAATCGACGGCCATGCGTTCCAACAGCTACCCAAGGATCTATTTGCTGGCCAAGAGATCGCCAATAGTCTGGGAATCATACGTATGATCAATGGTAACCTCAGTGACCTGCCTATAGAGACCTTCCAGCCATTGCGGAAACTGAAGACGCTCGACTTGCACGGAAATCAGTTGGAGAATCTGAAACGCAACCAGTTCAAGAATCTGAGAGAGTTAGAGGTCCTGGATATAAGTCACAACATGATCAAAAAGCTGGAGGCACAGCACATAGCTGATCTGACAAAGCTGGGATGGTGCAACGTTTCTCATAATGCGCTAAACGAACTTAGCCGTGGAACTTTTGCCAGAAACTCTGTGCTGAAGGTACTCCATTTGTCCCACAACCAGATTGCACGTCTGGATGCAAATAGTTTCAGGGGAATGCGTTTCCTCCGGCGACTTTTCCTAAGTGATAATGTGCTCACGGATATTGGTCGTGGTACTTTCGGCTCAATTGCGCGCATTGGAACTATAGATCTAGCACGCAACCGTCTTCAGAAGGTCGAGTTCCAGATGTTTACCCAGATGAACTATGTGGAG TTGCTCGATTTAGCCGAGAATAACATAACCAAGATTGAAAAGAACTCTTTCAAGGATATTTACCAGGCCATCATAAACGTATCCCATAACGCTCTTGAGCTAATTGAAACAGCCGCATTTGAAAATTGTGTAAACATTACGGTTCTTGACCTGTCTCATAATCGGTTGACCAACTTTTCACGTCGGAGCTTCGATGAGACCACTTTCGCCACCTATTTTCAGCTGAGCTTTAACAATCTTACCAACTTAGCACAG ATTCCCATTCAAAATATGACAGGCTTGAAAGTTTTGAATGCCTCGTACAACAGCATAACCGACATAcccaaaaactgttttccaAAGCTCTACGAACTGCACACCATCGATGTCTCGCACAATAACATCTCCAGCATATTTAATGGAGTTTTTCAAACCCTGTTCTCGCTACGCCTAATTGATCTCAGCTATAATAGCATGAGGGAAATCAAGTCCTCGACGTTTGGCACTTTGCCAACCCTCTTGGAGATGGATTTGAGTCATAACGAAATGGAATCCGTTGTGCGGGGATCGCTGGCCAAGTTGACCAGTTTGCGAAAGCTGTATTTGAATAACAATCAGTTGGAAAAACTGTTCCAGTTGCCAATTTCCCTAAATGAGCTCTACTTCAGCCATAACAGACTCGCTAAGATACCAGCGGGCACCTGGCCAGTGATGAACTCACTGATCTACTTGGACCTGAGCCACAATCAGCTAGGAGACAGTCTAAACGGGGAAAGTTTTATTGGTCTATTGGTGGTGCAACGACTGAAGCTGCAAAACAATGGCATCAGTCAGCCACCAATGGAGGCGGTATCTGTCATGTCAACACTGCAGTACTTATATTTGGAG AACAACAATATTACGACCTTAGAGCGAAGTGCCTTTGGTAAGCTGCCCGTCTTATTTGAGTTAAATCTGTATGGTAATCAAGTTAATGATATAAG CAAGCGAGCTTTCGAGGGCCTGCTGCAACTGCTCACTTTAAATCTTTCATCCAACGGAATCCAGACTCTGCAGAATGACATCTTTATTGGCTTACCATCGCTGCGAAACCTTGATTTGTCATTCAATTTCCTCACCAAATTGGACAACAAAACCAATGGTGTTCTGGATGATTTGCTCAGCTTGGAAACCTTAGATTTAAGTCACAATCGCATAAGTTTTGTGACCAAGAAAACCTTTCCCTCGCATCAGTACATTCCGTACAACCTTAAAAACCTGAACCTGAGCTACAATGTAATGCCCATACTGACGTATGATATTACCTTTGGCACCAAAAAGCTCGTTACGTTGGATGTATCCTACAATCAGATCAACGATCTAAGGAAAGGAGTTATCTCTaatttcacttcacttcaaaGCTTGGACATGTCTCACAACGAGCTATCTAATCTGAAGTCTGAAGAGCACATCTTTGACTTGCCTAAAAACCTCAGCCACTTGGACCTTTCCCATAATAGAATCTACCACTTGCCCTTCGCCAATTTAGTAAAAGTGAAGTCCCTCAAATACGTTGATCTTTCCAACAATAGTCTGGAAGATGTGCCAGCTTCGATGGTGGGTAGCATGCGGAATGGTAGCCAAGTGCTTCTGGCTGGCAATCCTCTGCATTGCGGTTGCAATGCACGACCTCTGAAGTACTTTATGCTGCAGCAAACGATAGCTGGTGAGGATTTGCAGAGCATTTACTGCGAAACGCCGGCTATGATCAAGGACAAGCAACTCATATCTTTGGACGATGAGTATCTGCACTGCGCCGAGGATGAGCAAGAGATGTATAAGGGCATTGACTATGAACAACTTACAGATGTCCGATTCCGAGAAGTGAAAAC GAACAAAGCTGGCATGTTGACGCTAAGCTGGTATGTTTCCGGCTTTTCAGACGTCTCAGACTTCCACGTTTACATCCGGAGCAGTAGCAACGATGTGCTTCACCAGTCGGACTATGCCTATAACAATCGTACTGCCCAGATCCCGGTGGAAGAACTCTCGGCGCTAGGAGAAGAGAAACTGCGTGGCGCTGAGATATGTATAGTATCCCGGGATAGCGATGGAAATACGCGGAAGTGGTTTTCCGGGCAGTGCCAGGTGCTACCATCGCTGAAGCGACCCCGGACATTCTTCTTCGGAAACTTTCAGGTCAGGGGAGGCGGTTCCCGGACCTCCAGCAGCCTACCTCATTGCCTTTTGTATATAATActcgttttgtttgttgcccGATTGTAG